A window of the Macaca nemestrina isolate mMacNem1 chromosome X, mMacNem.hap1, whole genome shotgun sequence genome harbors these coding sequences:
- the LOC139360812 gene encoding LOW QUALITY PROTEIN: histone H2A-like 3 (The sequence of the model RefSeq protein was modified relative to this genomic sequence to represent the inferred CDS: inserted 2 bases in 1 codon; deleted 1 base in 1 codon), with protein MRGCSIGIQWAAISTGTLTGSGQQENQAVPIGAKHSNPHGWKQTLHRPRRQRLSRSRRAELQFPASRLERCLXRLSSTTPVFPAGVLEYLTANILEKLGKEAENSHRVCITPEHVKRALQKDEQLRCLLELEDDTHSQEEEMSQPEEEEEEEEEKEQEEEEEVAVMGGRRRRRKRRRRRRSKDS; from the exons ATGAGGGGCTGCAGCATAGGGATACAGTGGGCAGCAATAAGCACTGGTACCTTGACAGGCTCAGGCCAGCAGGAAAATCAAGCTGTGCCAATTGGGGCAAAACACAGCAATCCTCATGGCTGGAAACAAACGCTCCATAGGCCTAGGAGACAACGCCTTTCCCGTTCCAGAAGAGCAGAGCTGCAGTTTCCTGCCAGCCGCTTGGAACGCTGCCT CCGCCTGAGCTCAACCACACCTGTTTTCCCGGCTGGTGTTCTCGAGTACCTGACAGCCAACATCCTGGAGAAG CTGGGCAAGGAGGCTGAGAACAGCCACAGGGTGTGCATCACTCCAGAACACGTGAAGAGGGCACTGCAAAAGGATGAGCAGCTCAGATGTCTCTTGGAGTTGGAAGATGACACCCATTCTCAGGAAGAAGAAATGTCCCaacctgaggaggaggaggaggaagaggaggagaaggagcaggaggaggaggaggaggtggcggtgatggggggaaggaggaggaggaggaagagaaggaggagaaggaggagtaaGGATTCCTGA
- the H2A gene encoding huntingtin-interacting protein M produces MSEKNNRKNSSANNNQIQDRSRNELRVPMSFVDRVVQDEQDAQSQSSSTINILLTLLDCLADYIMEQVGLEAINNGRMRNTSQDGEREVDNDHEPHRTESDGTRFVFDEMPKSGKND; encoded by the coding sequence ATGTCAGAGAAAAATAACCGTAAGAACTCCTCTGCAAATAACAACCAGATTCAAGACCGGTCTAGAAATGAGCTGCGGGTCCCTATGAGCTTCGTGGACCGAGTTGTGCAAGATGAACAAGATGCCCAAAGCCAGAGTTCCTCCACAATAAATATCCTCCTTACCCTGCTCGATTGCCTTGCTGACTACATCATGGAGCAGGTAGGCTTGGAGGCCATCAACAATGGCAGGATGCGCAACACTTCACAAGATGGGGAGAGAGAAGTGGACAACGACCATGAGCCCCACCGCACTGAGAGTGATGGAACCCGCTTTGTGTTTGATGAGATGCCCAAATCCGGAAAGAATGACTGA